In a genomic window of Spirosoma agri:
- a CDS encoding endonuclease V: MAHYLQLHDWNVSPAEAVALQKQLRSQIRIGPIATPPKTIAGCDISFNKFEETVYAGIVVLNLETLETIEEAGVISTAPFPYIPGLLSFREIPSLLEAWSKLKTEPDVVMFDGHGTAHPRRIGIASHAGLFLNRPTFGCGKSVLVGKYEEPAPERGSWSPMLHYGDVVGAALRTKNKVNPVYVSPGHLIDLETAIALTLACDGGRRGVGPHGIAPRGVGYRIPEPTRRTHNLVNALRKGERPDLTT, encoded by the coding sequence ATGGCTCACTACCTACAATTACACGACTGGAACGTTTCGCCCGCTGAGGCTGTCGCGCTGCAAAAACAGTTGCGTTCGCAGATTCGGATCGGGCCGATAGCGACTCCGCCCAAGACGATTGCGGGCTGCGATATTTCGTTCAACAAGTTTGAGGAAACGGTCTACGCGGGGATTGTCGTGCTAAACCTGGAAACACTCGAAACCATTGAAGAAGCCGGGGTGATCAGCACGGCTCCGTTCCCATACATTCCCGGTCTGCTGTCGTTTCGGGAAATCCCGTCGCTGTTAGAAGCCTGGTCCAAATTAAAGACCGAACCGGATGTGGTGATGTTCGACGGACATGGTACGGCTCACCCGCGCCGAATCGGAATTGCTTCCCACGCGGGTTTATTCTTGAATCGTCCGACGTTCGGTTGTGGCAAATCGGTACTGGTCGGAAAATACGAAGAACCCGCTCCTGAACGGGGCTCGTGGTCGCCCATGCTGCATTACGGCGATGTGGTCGGCGCGGCCCTGCGAACTAAAAATAAAGTCAATCCGGTTTATGTCTCACCCGGTCATTTGATCGATCTGGAGACCGCAATTGCACTTACGCTAGCCTGCGACGGTGGCCGCCGTGGAGTCGGCCCCCATGGAATCGCCCCCCGTGGAGTCGGGTATCGGATTCCCGAGCCAACACGCCGAACGCATAATCTGGTGAATGCCCTGCGCAAGGGCGAACGACCAGATTTGACGACTTAA
- a CDS encoding S41 family peptidase — MSALYRILFFLLPCSLHAQSVRDSLQTTVLQPADMQADFRYFRRLLEETHPGLYRYTPKVAMQAKLDSIDGTLTKPMPFYSFYGTIEALIADIRCAHTHAFPTKEWRQGFDTWKTFPLFMLPLQNRSYVLFNGTTNPIIRPGFELLRINGRDMASIQQILYRYHWADGYIQTSKQASMKGALFALFYYWFIDRPDTFQLSFRTLTGDTIQVDVPAQPFPTSLKGYRKNPVNKQMIGWYYQKKEQKHPWRLLFPKDVTQTAYLRIDGFSGEGATSNETAVARFRAFMDKCMAEIGNRKARNLIVDLRDNPGGWDSQGIELLTYLMKSDSAVAYYARQHSITDSTDFIRFSDLSEADRSNIKNELIPEPDGTFTLRQGDSGRGPKRYTPKPNRFRGQVYILMNGQSASTASEFLALAHANNVGLFIGEESGGAYEGGNGGSFITLELPHSKIQVGTPLVYYDTAVGQTATRGRGTRPDYTVPIRLENILEHTDDQLDFVKKLISEPRR, encoded by the coding sequence ATGAGCGCCCTGTACCGTATTCTCTTTTTCCTTCTTCCCTGCTCCCTACACGCCCAATCGGTCCGTGATTCATTGCAGACCACCGTGCTGCAACCCGCCGACATGCAGGCTGACTTCCGTTATTTCCGCCGGTTGCTGGAAGAAACTCACCCCGGCCTGTATCGCTACACCCCCAAAGTGGCTATGCAGGCTAAACTGGATAGTATCGACGGTACCCTGACAAAACCGATGCCGTTCTATTCCTTCTACGGGACGATTGAAGCCCTCATTGCTGACATTCGCTGTGCGCATACCCACGCGTTTCCGACGAAAGAGTGGCGACAGGGTTTCGATACGTGGAAAACGTTTCCGCTGTTCATGTTGCCTCTCCAGAACCGTTCGTACGTTCTGTTCAATGGGACTACCAACCCGATTATAAGACCGGGCTTTGAGCTATTGCGCATCAATGGGCGGGATATGGCCAGCATCCAACAGATCCTGTATCGCTATCACTGGGCTGATGGCTACATCCAGACCTCAAAGCAGGCAAGTATGAAAGGCGCGCTTTTTGCCCTATTCTACTACTGGTTTATTGACCGACCGGATACATTTCAGCTATCGTTCAGAACGCTGACCGGTGATACGATTCAGGTCGATGTGCCAGCCCAGCCTTTTCCTACGTCGCTGAAAGGCTACAGAAAGAATCCCGTTAACAAACAAATGATCGGATGGTATTACCAGAAAAAGGAACAGAAGCATCCCTGGCGGCTCTTGTTTCCGAAAGACGTTACCCAAACGGCTTACCTGCGGATTGATGGCTTCAGTGGCGAAGGCGCTACCAGCAACGAAACCGCCGTGGCCCGGTTCCGGGCGTTTATGGACAAGTGTATGGCGGAGATCGGGAACCGAAAAGCCCGTAACCTAATCGTTGATCTCCGGGACAATCCGGGCGGCTGGGATAGCCAGGGGATCGAGTTGCTCACGTACCTGATGAAGTCGGATTCCGCTGTTGCCTATTACGCCCGGCAGCACAGTATCACAGACAGCACCGATTTCATCCGGTTTTCGGATTTGTCGGAGGCCGATCGATCAAACATCAAAAACGAACTGATTCCCGAACCTGACGGGACGTTTACGCTCAGGCAAGGTGATAGCGGTCGGGGTCCCAAACGGTACACACCCAAACCAAACCGGTTCCGGGGACAGGTCTACATCCTCATGAACGGGCAAAGTGCGTCGACCGCTTCCGAGTTTTTAGCCCTTGCGCACGCCAACAACGTGGGTCTGTTTATCGGGGAAGAGTCCGGTGGTGCTTACGAAGGGGGTAATGGCGGCAGTTTTATTACGCTGGAACTACCTCACTCCAAGATTCAAGTGGGTACGCCACTCGTCTACTACGACACGGCTGTCGGCCAAACAGCCACCAGAGGGCGCGGAACCCGGCCCGATTATACGGTCCCGATCAGACTGGAGAATATCCTTGAGCATACCGACGACCAACTGGATTTTGTGAAGAAACTAATCAGCGAGCCGCGCAGATGA
- a CDS encoding helix-turn-helix domain-containing protein gives MTIAPFDLILLLGALQGFIVATLLWVNPNGNRLASRLLASLIGLLALMSFSVGIPVANRLVRLFIDLTPLIMAMPIGPLIFFYTRSVLDPSFRIGPRERRHFYPVVLDWGSPIICWVFITGMLLGFFPQQQGPAWGRVMNEYNTYIDIPRWLSCSTYLLLTGRVLRSQPLPTNAITDEQQATLRWLRQLVRAFFLFQAIWLVHLVPYIIPAFREPLLDRFGWYPIYIPIAVLIYWIGIRGYLHTRAVTATRQSARSVNSEIPEETGKHVLAALTKAMETDRLFLDQELTVEKLGQHTQVNARLISAVLNQHARKNFNSFVNEYRVSEVKHRLTDPAYDHLTLTGIAFESGFNSQATFQRTFKQLTGLSPGEYQAQQKKKAAQIRI, from the coding sequence ATGACAATCGCTCCCTTCGACCTTATTTTACTGCTGGGTGCTCTGCAAGGGTTCATTGTAGCCACGTTGCTATGGGTTAATCCGAACGGGAATCGATTGGCAAGTCGCTTGCTGGCTTCGCTCATTGGTTTACTGGCCCTAATGAGTTTTTCGGTCGGTATACCCGTAGCAAACCGGCTCGTCAGACTGTTCATCGACCTGACCCCGCTGATCATGGCGATGCCAATCGGACCGCTGATCTTCTTTTACACACGCTCGGTTCTTGACCCATCTTTCCGCATCGGCCCGCGCGAACGACGCCATTTCTATCCAGTTGTGCTGGACTGGGGATCACCAATTATTTGTTGGGTATTCATTACGGGTATGCTGCTTGGGTTCTTTCCGCAACAGCAGGGACCAGCGTGGGGGCGTGTAATGAATGAATACAACACCTACATCGACATTCCCCGCTGGCTTTCCTGCTCGACGTATTTGCTGTTGACTGGACGAGTTCTTCGTAGCCAGCCGTTGCCAACGAACGCCATCACCGACGAGCAACAAGCTACTTTGCGCTGGCTTCGACAACTCGTTCGGGCATTTTTCTTGTTTCAAGCGATCTGGCTGGTGCATCTGGTGCCGTACATCATACCCGCCTTTCGGGAGCCGTTATTAGATCGCTTTGGCTGGTATCCAATCTATATTCCCATTGCGGTGCTGATCTACTGGATCGGCATCAGGGGCTACCTGCATACCCGAGCGGTCACCGCAACGCGTCAGTCTGCCCGATCAGTCAATTCAGAAATCCCCGAAGAAACCGGTAAACACGTGCTAGCCGCCCTGACGAAGGCCATGGAAACAGACCGTCTTTTCCTTGATCAGGAATTAACGGTCGAGAAACTAGGGCAACACACGCAGGTAAACGCCAGGCTCATTTCTGCCGTTCTGAATCAGCACGCTCGTAAAAATTTCAACAGCTTCGTCAATGAGTACCGAGTTAGCGAAGTGAAGCATCGATTGACCGATCCGGCCTACGACCATCTGACCCTAACGGGCATTGCTTTCGAGAGCGGTTTCAACTCCCAGGCTACCTTCCAGCGAACCTTCAAGCAGCTAACCGGCCTATCGCCGGGCGAATACCAGGCGCAACAGAAGAAAAAGGCTGCTCAAATCCGGATTTGA